The Canis lupus dingo isolate Sandy chromosome 18, ASM325472v2, whole genome shotgun sequence genome includes the window GGCATCTGGCAGAGCTCTGGCACAATTCCTTCTTCCCCACCCGGTTGACGGGGAGATCACACAGGATGTGAAGGAAAAGCTCAGGTCGGGAGCCATACTCGGAGCACCAGATGGCTGTGGCTGCCTCTTCCTCTGGAGAAGAGCCACAAGCCACCTGATAGACAAGTCATCACTACGCAACAGACACTGCTGCTGTCTCAACACGCTCCTTCAGGCCATCCTGGTGGGCAAGCCAGGCCTTCAACCTTGGCCTTCTCAACTCCAGTCCCCATTTTTCTCAACAGTCCCCATCCCCCGCATGGGACAGAAGGAACCCCTCAGGAGACACTGCCCCTTCAACAAACAGGTTGGCCACAGGAAAAGTCTACTTTGTTTCTCTAGGCCAAGCCCTGGGAGGGAAGACAGGGTCTTGAGACCGACAGGTGTCTGCCTTACCAGGCACGGAATCTGCCAGGATCACCAGGGCGACCTAGAACTCCCTCATCAAGTGTGACGCTGACATCCAGAGACCTGTGTGCCAACAACAGCCTGCCTGGGCACCACTATGTACCTGGGCATTGCAGATCAGATGCGGAACATCACTGCCCCAGTACCCCGCACCGTGAAGATCAAGGCTGTTGAACTgaccacctatttttttttttttttttttttttgagaggcagagacataggcagagggagaagtaggctccacacagggagcctgatgtaggactcaacccctggactctgggatcacgccctgggccaaaggcaggtgctcaaccgctgagccacccaggtaccccaaaatgaCCATCTTCAAAACCTGGCAGCAGAAACCACCTGGTGACCAAGTTGTCTCCACTGGCAAAGCATAGTCCTTTTCAAACCAGCTCATGTTCTGAATGAAATGGATATTTCTCATGCAGAAATGGTGCCTCTTGCTCCATCTGCTCACTGAAGGCACTTCAACAAGTACCACTTGAGTGAAAAAGGTTCAGTGGCAGctgcagggaggggtagaggcagcTACTGGAGGACCCAAGAGGCATCCAAGTCCTTTggggaggtggaagaggaggcgAGCACACGGCCCCCTCATAGCAGGGACCAAGGAAGGGCCCCACAGCCTTCCaactctccccatttcccctgtGACAAGGGGATGGTCATTCCAAGAAGTTCCTACCTGGGATTAAAACAACCTGCAAGGAACAAAGAACTTGAGAGGGGGGGCAGAATTTTGTCGCATGGGAAATGACTGTATGATCAGCTCTCTCTCTTCCCAAGGATCATGATGCCTTTCTTCGTGCCTCCAAGATAAGGCAATGGCACAAACCATCTCCAGGTGGGATGACACCCACTGAACAGCTATGaaccctgcctctccttccccagctTGCTGCCCTACCAGAACACAAATGTTCCCTGTGACTTGGGGCTCCTCCTagcctcctccctttccacctttCAGGAAAAGGTGATTCCCAGGCAGGAGCACAGCGAGGCTAGCCCCTCCAGCACCCACAGGAAGTGCTTTTGAACCCCAGCTCCTAGcccacttcctgcctctcctcctagCTTACCCTGGGCCAGAGACTGGCAGGAGTCCCCGCCTGGAAGAGAAACTGCATAGCTCCATCTGTCACAAACCAGGGGCTGAGTCTCTCCCAGCTTGTAACTTTCCTGTCCTGTCAGGCTTGACATGAGTTACATTCCTTTGAGCCTTTGTCTTTTGTGTGGAGAAAAGAGGGCTTTGGACTCTTTTTAAGAGACAAAGAATATTCTGACTAACCCAATAaagtaaaagggaagaaagaagtatCAACACTCTCAATCCACTCCTCGCACACAAGTACATTGGAGTTTACGTTTAGCCAAAGATGTCAAACATCATGCTGCCTGGCTTAGGAGTCTGTCCAAGATGCAAAGCAGGCATCCCTTGAAAGACCTTTTACCTCTCCCCAGgggacacaaacacacatactctGTCTCAGTTCCCACCGCTGGCTGCTTGTCCCAGACACCCTAAAGTTTTCTCAAGCCAAGGCTTCTTTCACAGCAAGGTGTGTGGAGCCTCACAGCTTCGTGCCTCCCAGGGCTCAGGGCAAACACTGAAGACAGTGTGAAGGTCAGAGGTATCTGTGAGACCACACTGCCCATGGTACCCCAGCATTAGGACACAATCCCAGCAGCTGAACAAAGTGTCTTTTATTTGTGACATACAAATACAACCAATGCAAAAAGAGATCACTTTTCCCTTTGATTCCAGTGATAACAagttgctaaagaaaaaaaaaaaagtatcaaggaGTTTATCTTGTTTCctctaaaaaaaacccagaaagggTTAAAAACAACCATATACATGTCATATACACATCTGACATCAACAAAACTAACCTGAAATAGGGtggatacaattaaaaaaaatcttaaaatattttaacatgccccaaacaaacacaaaaaagctGGGAACAAAAGACCTGCTGTTTCTCAAAACCAAGACCTGGGGAAGGAGAGACTCATGTTTGAGAAGTGAATGGGCTCAACACCGAAAGAGAGGAACCTGCTAGTCCTAGGTGGCGCCTCTCTtaccccagccctggccccgaGCAGCCCTCCAGGAGACGGCGGCGGCAGGGGCCACAAGAGCAGGGTGCAGCACCGAGCACCTCATCTACCAGTGGGCTTCAGTGGCAGGTGTTCAATGAGTGGAAAGAGACAACATACACCAAACTCACCTTATGAGGAATTTACAGTGGGGTTCCTTTTGATCCCCTTGAGTGGGAGGTATCAGAAATCCACGATGAGACAATAAATATCTGTTCTGTGTCGACAGACAGGGATCAGAGGAAAAAATTCCTAAGCATGCTTCTGTCATTCCATGATTCTTAGAAGGAGCCCACCAATgttccctcccactcccccagaGAATCCCCTGGGAGCcaggaggtagaggcagagatgGGCTTACTCCAGTGTAAAGCTGCAAGGCCCTCTCCAAGGGAGTGCCACATCCACTGCTGGCGGGGTCAGGAGCCACAAAGCACTCCGAGGAGGGCCAGGCTAGCTGAAGGAGGCCATGTGCACAGGCCCCTGCACcagcaggaaaggagagaagagacccGCCAGCAGAGACCACCTGAGTCAGGGtagagggtgggggtgagcagCCTCTGAGGTCAGGACAGACAGACCTCCAAGAGAGCAACTTCACAAAGGCTAGAACCTTGAAGACACTTCCTGAAGCAGAGTTCAAGGATGCCCAAGGGAGGCGGCAGGTGCTTTTTCCTGGATGAGGATTTGGTCATATTCGTCCCTGGAAGGGGCCCAAAGCCCAGAGATCAGAGCAAATATAAGCTCTGACCACAGCCTCTCTATCTTGTGAGAGAAGAGGAAGGCCTTCTCCCCCAGCTCCAGTCCACTGCCACAGGGTgacagtggagagagagaaaagcagcgGTTTGGGCCACTGAGAGGCATTCCTGCCGCAGCCAGAGCTGTCAGCCAGGGCAGTGGCACCAAGGCCTCACTGAGGCAGCAAGGGTCAAGGCTGGGGAGTGCAGGCAGTAGGGCCTGCTGCTGGCTGGGGGCTCTCTGAAAAGGGAGGGAGGCTCTACCTGCAGAGAGCGATCAGCACCAAGATATGAGAGGCAACAGCACTGAAGATGCCAGGAACAAGGGGTCCTTCTGGGGGAAGATCAGGGGCTCCCTAATGTAATTCTTCCCCTTGAGAGTGAGAACAGAGGTATCAGGTGAGGGTGAGTTAGGGGAGAAGTGGTGAGGGGCGGTGGAGAACAACTGGCAGGACCTCTGGCTCGTTTCCGTGAATGGAAAGCTCGAGGTGAGTTGCTGCCAGGAGATCAAGAGGTTATGCTAGAATGCAGCAAAGTACAAAAGCCCAGAGAAGCAACTCTCTTCCCAGGGGGCCCCTGTCCACACCTTGTTCCTGGTCCTCTCATCCTCTCAACAACAATGCAGAGAGGTACGGAGCCTTCCTCCCAACGGGCTGGTCCCCTGGGATGCCTCCACACTACCCGTGGGCCCATCAAAGCACAGCTAGAAAGAGCTCTCTTGCTTCCCAGTGTAGTGGCACGAAAGACCTTCCCGCAGTCTCCATCAGAGCATTTGTCTATGAAACAGGATTCTCTCTGAAGCCTATCTCTATGTCCAGATCTTGCACTCAGTCCATTCCTCATTGGGGACCAGCCAGACCCTGACCCATGGTTCCAGGATTTTATAAAGGTAGCTATAAACACTCCATTTGTccaagtgtgtgtgtggcgggggggagggggaaggcttGTCAGGAATCCATCTGCAGAGAAGTCAGGGAACCTCATGCTCAAGGGCACAAGGGCACAAGGGCACAAGGGCCAAGCGAGAAGGCAGTTGCTGTGAGAGGGTCCATGTCATGCCCGGGCTCCGCCAGCTCTTCCCTTAgcaccctctcctctctgctccttcagAGCACTCTGTTCTTCTAGGAGAGAGGACAGGCAGCTCGGACTGCTCTACCCCAGGGGTTCTGTGCTCTCAGGCTGTAGCCTGGCACACGCAGGGCTGAGGAGGCCACAGCTCTGAGGGCACTTGGCCAGCGGTGTGAGCTCAGGGAGAGGACAGACCTTGGAAGAGAGCATTCTAGCTTGGGAGCTCAGTGGCAGCAGCCACCACAGTGCCCACCCGCATGGGAGTGCTGGCTGTCCCCAAACTTGGTCCTCCGGCTCAGGATCTCGTAGGAGCAATCCTCTCCACAGCAACCAGACATGCTGGGGGAAGAGTCATCGATTTCAAATCTGCAAGGCAGGCAAGAGGAAAGGCTTGACTACAGGTAGCTGACTGCCTTCCTCCCCCTAGCCTGGGAACTTTTCCACCAGCCACACTTATGAAACCCCTAGGAGTGAGGGCACAGCCTGAGGGCATGCCCACACCATCTCATCAGTGCCCAGGTTATTCCCATGGATCACTAGACCGGGAGTTCAGCCTTCAGGATGAATGAGGGCCAGGACCAGGgtaaaggccctggggcaggcacCTCCTACCACCCAGAGCGTCCCACACCAGGGCCCAGCTCCTTACTGCAGTGCTTCTCTGAAGAACTGGTAGGCGCCATGATTGTGCTTAAATACAGTTAACATAACCTTCTTCATCTGTGTgctgaaaagaaagcagagcaaacaccttccagaaagagaaacaatGCTAACTCACGCCTCTTTTGTGTCTCTTCCTATTGTCGCCCATTTGCTCCCAAGAAGCACTCCCCTGAGCCCCAACTCTAGCCTCCCTGCTGGGCACCCGTAGCACTCAGTGCTGTCCTCTGTTCCAGGGCTGACCAGACTACACGGGTATCAGGCCTCCACCTGACTGGCTTCTTCTCCACTTCCTCTCTGCACCCTACTATTCAGGCACAGCAGGCACTCAGCAGCACTTGTTGCATAGAGCTGCGTGTACAAAATCTGGGGTCACAGTAAGGCAGGGAGTCTTTTACTGAGAGGGTTCTAGATGCCTTTCTTCCAAGACATTCCTAGGAGTCTTGTCCTCCACAAGGCTCAAAGAAGAGTGGATGGCCCAAAGGGGTGACACATGGGGTTTGGGGGACAGGGGCCCTTACCTATTGGCCATGAGCTGCAGAATCTGTATGAGGAACTTCCCCAGACCTTTCCGCCGCACCTTGCTTTCCAACTGCACCTCATAGCTGGGTGAAGAAAGCAGCCAAGTGAGCATGGAGAGGCAGGGACCATCAGAGGAGCCTGGGGCCCTGGCAGCCCTTGGTCCCAGACCGGCACAGTGGACTCTGCCACCCAGCTGAGTGCCCAGAGCAGCACCAGTGTGTCCTCCCCACGCCCTACCCCAAGCTGGGCTCCTACCAGTATAGGACTTCATCCCCGCACTCCACGTCAAACCGGAAGTGAGAAAAGGCAACAGGGACCGAACTGCTTTCCCAAGCAATGAGGTACCAGGCTCGGTCATCCGTCATTTCCTCTCGTTTCTCTCGGTCCTTCCAGCCCCACTCACTTTGCTCGTACCTGGGAAATGTGGGGGCAGTCAGGGTGGGGAACCCCACAAAGGGAGGAGCAAGGCTCCCCTCCTGTCAGGGCTTGCTTACATGGTCTGCATGTTGGTTTTGGTCAAGTCGAAGGCCCAGGCCACGGTGGCTGGCTCCAGTCCAGACACTCGCTTACACTCGATGGAGACGTTTAACctgaagcagagggaaaggcagcgTGTGGGGCCTGAGGTAGGCCCAAGCACTGCCTGCTGCCCTGATGGCCTCACAGTGCAGCATGCTTGGTCTGGGCTCACCTGCCTTCCAAGACGTGACCATGGAAGGTGCCACTGAAGGAACAAAGCCGTTCTGGCCAAGAAGAACAACTGTTATCACAAGCCCACCTCCCCGACCACAGTCCCATTTCCTGACTGCCCTGAGAGGCCCTTATCGGCCTGGGCACTCTGTGAACTCCTGTCGCTCTCGGGACCTCTTTGCTTTCTCCAGCCTCTCTTCTATACTTTGCTATAAGCCCCAGTCTTCTTGGTCCCTTTAGTTCCTGCCCTTAGATATTCAGTCTCTAAACGGACTCTTCATTGGGCCGCTATGGCACCTTAGGGCCTTTAAGACCACGGTCCATCACCCTCCTGATGGGTCCTGCCTGCCATTTCCTTTGAGGACACAGTGGGTGTTCTTGGCTGAGCAAACAGGGTGGAGCAATGTCCAACCCCATGCTATTTTCCTAAATTAACAAATGCTGTAGATGTTAAGGTCTTGGACTATATTTACTTCTATGTGGAATGTTAGTAAATCACAGTTCAGTTCCTTGACCAAACTGTGGAACCTCAATCTCAGGCAGTACTGCATTCTGACAGGACTGAAGTCAGCAACACTAAGGTCCTTATTAGAGAGGCCCCGGGTCAGGACCTTCCAGTGTTCTGTGACACGACCCCACAGAGGATGTGCCCACTGGAGGCCACTACCACCTCTGCTATCTGGTCTGCCATATGAGCTACACGTGCACTCAGCCTTATAAATTCGGAACTTCTTGGTTCTGAAGAGCCTTTCTTTGTAAGTACTGACTGACCATGTCGTAGTCAGAAATGCCCAAACACGGCCTTACATCTGGCTCAGCCATATACTTTCTGAAGGGCAGTCTGCAGGTATGAATTCTCCACTAatctgagttttcttcttttgagttAAGTATGTTAAAGCAGGATCACAGCCACACAAATCACACAAAATTCAGGCACCAAAGGAGCCCAGAGTCAGCTGGCAATGCCTGATTCAGGACTGTTCTGGTCTTTCTCAAACTCAGGGGAAGGGGGAATAAGGACCATGAGAAGACATCACAGTAAGGGATCTCTAAACTGTATCAGAGGGCTTCCCAGACATTGAATGGCAAGGCTATGGGAAGAACTGTATTATGTCTGGTCACAGACAGGAAGAACAAGTTAATGTGATACTATGAAATtcagacatacctagaaaaagcAGATATAGTGTTACCTGCTAAAGTGTTTGCTTCATAATTCACATATTTACATCTGTCTATCTTGTTCACTAAAATAgtcataccaaaaaaaataaaataaaataaaatactcatacCAGCTGCTACTTACAGGACTGGATataattctctttcctccttaaaACAACCTTGCAAGTTTGGCATCATCACTCAGTTTAACAGACAAAAAAATGAAGCTTAAGGAGTGTGGCTTCTCCGAATACAGTTAATCAGAGGTGTAGTTTTGATTCAAACCCACAGTTGTGATTCTCTAAAGCCATAATCCCTGTTTTTCCTTAAGCTAACAACAGCTCTTATAGGACAGATTATACTTCCTGTTTTATAAACTAAAAAGACAGAAAGGGGAAGGGGGCTTTAACCCAGATTCCACAGCAGTAAACTCGATTAGTAACAATAACAGCTAACACTGATCTAGGTTTTGGTACGCTCCAGGCACTAGCACTTTATACCTAATCTTTCTgacaaaaccattttatttatatattaaagattttatgtatttatttattcatgagagacacacagagagagaggcagaggcataggcagagggagaagcaggttccatgcagggagcccgacgtgggactcgatccctggactccgggatcatgccctgagccaaaggcagaggctcaaccgctgagtcacccaggtatcctgaaatcattttattattaggcCCATTGCTGATTAGAAAATAgaagcacagggatccctgggtggcgcagcggtttgatgcctgcctttggcccagggcacgatcctggagacccgggatcgaatcccacatcgggctcccggtgcatggaccctgcttctccctctgcctatgtctctgcctctctctctctgtgtgactatcataaataaataaaaattaaagaaaaaaaaaagaaaatagcacagagaggttaagcccagggtccaaggtcacacagctaataagtggcttTTAACAATTAATTACATCATACACTCAAGGAAAGAGCCCTAGAttgggaatgtttttttttaagatttttaaatttctttatctattcatgagacacacaaaaaggtagagacacagacaaagagagaagcaggcttcctgtggggagcctgatgcaagactagatcccaggaccccaggatcatgacctgagccaaaggcagacgctcaaccactgagccacccaggcacccctacattggGAATTAAAGCCCCCTCAGCAACCAGGGAGAAACCCTGTGGCTCAGAAATCTTATTcagggacagccctggtggcgcagcggtttagtgccacctgcagcccagggcatgatcctagagatctgggatcgagttccacgtcaggctcctgcatggagcttgcttctccctcctcctgtgtctctgcgtctctctctctctctctatgtctatcataaataaataaataaatctaaaaaaaaaaaaaaaaaagaaagaaatcttatttaGCTTTTCTTAGCCTTGATTCGCCCGTGCATAAAAGGAAGAAGTCAGCCTAGGTAATGTTTCAAGTTTGTTTCAGTTCTATGATTCTTCACCCAGAGAGAATATCAAATCCTAAAGAAATGTCAGTCTAAGATTATGCaatcttgggatgcctaggtggctcagcggtctctctctcattaataaataaatacatcttaaataaaaattagattataCAATCTTTGTCCATTTATGGATTCCTCTGTTGCTCTAACCAGGGGCTTTTATATCAATAAGACACTCTCCATAGCTTCTCCTTTTTCAtaacagagaatgagagaatttGGGTGGGAGGAAGCATACTGTGGGAAGGTGAATTCCTTCAGACACTCAAGGTGATAACAGTCAGGAGTGCTAAACACTTACCCatttcaggcagcccgggtggctcagtggtttagcgccaccttcagccaagggtgtgatcttggagacccaggattgagtccaacatcaggctccctgcatggagcctgcttctccctctgcctgtgtctctgcctctctctctctctctctctcatgaataaataaataaataaaatataacaaacaaacaaacaaaaaaacccacttacCCATTTCGATCATATTTCTTGAACACAGGGAAAGCCTCTAGAGGGTCTCCAAgctgtggagggaaaaaaatgagaagtagcACACATACATGGCACAGCTGCAGGCTCTGCCCTCAAATATGACAGTGTACAGACCCACATGAGGAGACTGTTCCTGGCCCAGGAGCAGCCCTTCTAGTAAGGAGGCCCAACAGAGTTAAGTCAGCTTCACTTCACAAAGAAGAGACGCTACTAGACTAATACTAATTAATACTGGCCTATAGGTCACCTGACCCAAAAGAGAGGCCACTTGATCCACCTgcatacttctttatttttctttttattttaagtaggctccatacccagtgtggggcttgaactcacggccttgagatcaagagttgcctgctctaCCAATTGgaccagccaggtgctccacttaactgcatctttcttttttttaatattttatttatttgagatagaaaagtGCACATATGCacaggaggtggggtggaggaagaacctcaagcagactccttgctagatcacaggaccctgaaatcatgacctgagcccaaaccaagagtcagatgcttaatggactgagccatccaggtgctcctcacCTGCATACTTCTAAGAGGCCCCCAACTAACCCCAAGTCAAAACCCAAAACGGAGCAATCATGTCCCTAAACCACCTCCTTATAAATGTGGACTGTTTATTGGGTGGgctaaaagaataacaaaaaatggGATATGAAATGGTTGCAAGACAGATGACCAGAATCTCTCCAGTTCCATTTGTAAGCCAAGATGGCTTCTAGTGGGGCTACCTGAGTGTTCAGCGTCACAGCTACTCCTTCCTTGCCTGTGCCCCCTGAACCAGACTGCTGCCTCCTGCTCCTGGTGTCAGCACAACCTTTGGTACTTCATGGTCAGTCAATAAACTTTGAAGGAATGAGTGAGGAAACTATAACACATTTTACCAGGGAGGTTTCCTCTCCAAAATGCAAGATCCTAAATTTCTCCAGACCCTCTTCTATTGGTACGGAAGAAGACCCACAGAGAGAAGTAGCcacttccatttgttttcttaagtaggctgcatgcccagtgtggggctggaactcacaaccctgagactgagTCGATGCATGCTTCactaagtcagccaggcacccGCAGCCATTTCCATTTGAGTCCACATGTCCCTACACACCTGGGCCAACCTCTGGCCCTCCTGGCAACTCCCCTGCTGGGCTCATTTTCCTCAGCTAGCAAATAACAAAATTCTGCCACAGGGTGGCGCCAAAAGAAGTCAAATGAAAACCCAGCTGAAGTTCTAGGAGGAAGGGACTTAGGAAAGAGGAGTCACCCTGTTGGCAGCGTCCACTTTGGCACAGACAGCATCCATGGCAGCTCGCTCCTCCAACCgcttctgcttcttctcctttGCTTTGCTTGACTTCCTCTGCAacacagaaaagcaaagttggcTGGAAGGGCTGTGGCCGACCAGAGACTTTCCGTTTCAGGAACCGTTTCAGTCAATCCCTGG containing:
- the NAA40 gene encoding N-alpha-acetyltransferase 40 isoform X5, encoding MGRKSSKAKEKKQKRLEERAAMDAVCAKVDAANRLGDPLEAFPVFKKYDRNGLNVSIECKRVSGLEPATVAWAFDLTKTNMQTMYEQSEWGWKDREKREEMTDDRAWYLIAWESSSVPVAFSHFRFDVECGDEVLYCYEVQLESKVRRKGLGKFLIQILQLMANSTQMKKVMLTVFKHNHGAYQFFREALQFEIDDSSPSMSGCCGEDCSYEILSRRTKFGDSQHSHAGGHCGGCCH
- the NAA40 gene encoding N-alpha-acetyltransferase 40 isoform X4 produces the protein MGRKSSKAKEKKQKRLEERAAMDAVCAKVDAANRLGDPLEAFPVFKKYDRNGLNVSIECKRVSGLEPATVAWAFDLTKTNMQTMYEQSEWGWKDREKREEMTDDRAWYLIAWESSSVPVAFSHFRFDVECGDEVLYCYEVQLESKVRRKGLGKFLIQILQLMANSTQMKKVMLTVFKHNHGAYQFFREALQFEIDDSSPSMSGCCGEDCSYEILSRRTKFGDSQHSHAGLEKHLCEPSYCTCVHTWSHVPWRLAVQKWTSF
- the NAA40 gene encoding N-alpha-acetyltransferase 40 isoform X3, coding for MGRKSSKAKEKKQKRLEERAAMDAVCAKVDAANRLGDPLEAFPVFKKYDRNGYEQSEWGWKDREKREEMTDDRAWYLIAWESSSVPVAFSHFRFDVECGDEVLYCYEVQLESKVRRKGLGKFLIQILQLMANSTQMKKVMLTVFKHNHGAYQFFREALQFEIDDSSPSMSGCCGEDCSYEILSRRTKFGDSQHSHAGLEKHLCEPSYCTCVHTWSHVPWRLAVQKWTSCAPGRADAPLGPCPQPALVTPCSAWTSTSLGFPSQPFPSGETSPSCLFLLLDFA
- the NAA40 gene encoding N-alpha-acetyltransferase 40 isoform X2, which produces MDAVCAKVDAANRLGDPLEAFPVFKKYDRNGLNVSIECKRVSGLEPATVAWAFDLTKTNMQTMYEQSEWGWKDREKREEMTDDRAWYLIAWESSSVPVAFSHFRFDVECGDEVLYCYEVQLESKVRRKGLGKFLIQILQLMANSTQMKKVMLTVFKHNHGAYQFFREALQFEIDDSSPSMSGCCGEDCSYEILSRRTKFGDSQHSHAGLEKHLCEPSYCTCVHTWSHVPWRLAVQKWTSCAPGRADAPLGPCPQPALVTPCSAWTSTSLGFPSQPFPSGETSPSCLFLLLDFA
- the NAA40 gene encoding N-alpha-acetyltransferase 40 isoform X1: MGRKSSKAKEKKQKRLEERAAMDAVCAKVDAANRLGDPLEAFPVFKKYDRNGLNVSIECKRVSGLEPATVAWAFDLTKTNMQTMYEQSEWGWKDREKREEMTDDRAWYLIAWESSSVPVAFSHFRFDVECGDEVLYCYEVQLESKVRRKGLGKFLIQILQLMANSTQMKKVMLTVFKHNHGAYQFFREALQFEIDDSSPSMSGCCGEDCSYEILSRRTKFGDSQHSHAGLEKHLCEPSYCTCVHTWSHVPWRLAVQKWTSCAPGRADAPLGPCPQPALVTPCSAWTSTSLGFPSQPFPSGETSPSCLFLLLDFA